The following are encoded in a window of Roseimaritima ulvae genomic DNA:
- a CDS encoding PP2C family protein-serine/threonine phosphatase translates to MSVKIDCSGATDTGRVRKNNQDQFLIAELKKSMLVQACSLPLEQQSRLFGNAQGHLLLVADGMGGHAAGERASELAVDYMIQRLLNSVHWFFRLEDDVEKDFLLHLQNLLQEAHQRILDDGVVNVENRGMGTTLTMAYAIWPRLYVVHAGDTRCYLIRDGQAECMTRDHTLARQLVESGGMRPEEEAESRWSNVLWNVLGGHGDGDITVEVSKATLQVGDAIMLCSDGLYRYLDEPAIADIVSRASSAAAACDELIRLANLRGGEDNITAVVGRYPRPLEASDLDDDFVAAPRDPSDEDTKPQGG, encoded by the coding sequence ATGTCTGTCAAGATTGATTGTAGTGGAGCGACAGACACGGGACGTGTCCGCAAAAACAATCAGGACCAGTTCCTGATCGCGGAACTTAAAAAATCCATGTTAGTACAGGCCTGCAGTCTGCCCCTGGAACAGCAGTCACGCCTGTTCGGCAACGCCCAGGGACATCTGTTATTGGTCGCCGACGGCATGGGCGGGCACGCGGCCGGCGAGCGAGCCAGTGAGTTGGCCGTGGACTACATGATCCAACGGCTGCTCAATAGCGTGCACTGGTTTTTTAGACTGGAAGATGACGTCGAAAAAGACTTCTTGCTGCATCTACAGAATCTCTTGCAGGAAGCCCACCAGCGGATTCTTGACGATGGCGTGGTGAATGTCGAAAACCGCGGCATGGGCACCACGCTGACGATGGCCTACGCGATTTGGCCGCGGCTGTACGTCGTGCATGCCGGGGACACGCGTTGCTACTTGATCCGCGATGGACAAGCCGAATGTATGACCCGCGATCACACCTTGGCACGTCAGCTGGTCGAGAGCGGAGGCATGCGGCCCGAAGAGGAAGCGGAAAGTCGCTGGAGCAACGTGTTGTGGAATGTGCTGGGCGGCCACGGCGATGGAGACATCACGGTGGAAGTCAGCAAAGCGACGCTGCAGGTGGGCGACGCGATCATGCTGTGCAGCGATGGGCTGTATCGGTATCTGGACGAACCGGCGATCGCCGACATCGTGAGCCGAGCGAGCTCGGCGGCCGCAGCCTGTGATGAACTGATTCGGTTAGCCAATCTGCGTGGTGGCGAAGACAATATCACCGCCGTGGTGGGACGCTATCCGCGGCCGTTGGAAGCCAGCGATCTCGACGACGACTTTGTGGCCGCGCCGCGCGACCCCAGCGACGAAGACACCAAACCGCAAGGCGGTTAG